The DNA segment CAGCAGCGCGGTGCAGCCCGCGGCGGTCATCTGGAGAGCCAATTTCATGGGCGGAAGTATGGCGTTCCCTGCCGGTTTGGCAAAGCATTGTTAAATTGACCGTATTTTTTGAAACCCTTTGTGTGGAAAATCGGCTTTTGGGATGGAACCGGCGGGAATGAGGGCTCCGTGTTTTCCGGAATTGGCGGAGGCGCCGCGAACCTATTGCAAGAGTAGGGCGGGGATGGACAGTATCCGTATCAACCCATGAAAGAATCCGCCGAAATTCCTTCGTTCCGCCGCCGGGACGTCATCAAGACCCTCGTTTTCAGCAGTGCCGCGCTCGGCACCGGCTGGCCGGGCCGGGCTGTTGCGGCCTCGCCGGAGCTGAAGTTCGGAAAGGATGGCGTCCACTTCCTCGCTGTCGGCGATTTCGGGACCGGGAACGCGGCGCAGAAGCAGGTGGCGGAGCGGATGAACGAGTTCGCCGGCAAGTTGGGGAGCCCCTTGGCCGCGGTCCTTGCCCTGGGCGATAATTTCTACAACCACCTGGAACCCGCGCGGTTCGGTCCGGGTTTCGAGGAGATGTATTCGAAGGAGCACCTCGATGTCCCCTTCTACGCCTGCCTGGGGAACCACGACTACGGTCCGTCCTATGACTCGAAGCAGGGTCGGGCGAAGGCGGACATGCAGCTTGAGTATGCGAAGGCGAACCCCACCTCCCGCTGGAAGATGCCGGCGAAATGGTACGCGGAGGAGTTCTCCGCCGCCGGGAAGCCGCTGGTGAAGATCATTTACCTCGACTCGAACAACTTCGAGGGGGCGCTCACCCCTCAGGAAAAGGTGGACCAGAAGCGCTGGCTGGAAGCGGAACTGAAAAAGGAAACCAAAGCGAAGTGGACGTGGGTGGTGAGCCACTATCCGGTCTTTTCCGACACCACAAAAAGGAAGGACAACCAGGGCCTGATCAAAAGCTGGGGTGGTTACTTCCAGGAGAACCCGATCTCGCTCTACCTCTCCGGCCACGACCACAACCTTCAGCACCTCCAGGTGGAGGGCTACCAGCCCAGCTTCCTCGTCTCCGGCGGTGGCGGGGCGAAGCTCTATGAGATCACGGACACCGGCCGGGGATTCTCCAGGCCGATCCTCGGCTTCAACCACATCCATGTGAATGATGAGCGCATCCTGGTCCAGCTCATCGACGGTGATGGCAACCGGATGCACGCGTTCGAAAAATCCCACAAGGGAGACATCAAGATCCTGAAGGCCTGATGAAACTGTCCGCCTTTCTCTGCTGGTTGGGACTCGCGGTGGTGGCCGCCGCTTCGCCGTGGCCCGTCGATGAACTGAAGAAGGTGCCCCTTTCCCAAGAGCTGCCAGACAAGGCGGTGGATGGGGTGAAGGCGGTTTTCATCGATGGTCCCGGTTATTCCGAACCGGGCAAACCGACCCGATTTTTCGCTTACTACGGCATCCCGGAAGTGGCGGCTGGGGAGAAGGTGCCGGCGATGGTGCTGGTCCACGGCGGCGGTGGCTCGGCATTCACTTCATGGGTGAAGCTGTGGGTGGACCGCGGCTACGCGGCGATCTCCATGGATACCTGCGGCTCGGTCAGCGGGGGTGGTTACAGAAATCATCCCCGCCATCCCTTGGGAGGCCCTCCGGGGTGGGGCGGCTTCGACCAGATCGGACAGCCACTGGAGGATCAGTGGACGTATCACGCCGTTTCGGATGTCATGCTGGCCCATTCGTGGATCCGGGCGCAGGACGGAGTGGATGCGGAGAAGACGGGAATCACCGGCATCTCGTGGGGTGGCTATCTCACCTGCATCACCGCCGGGGTGGATGACCGGTTCAAGTTCGCGGTGCCAGTGTACGGCTGCGGATTCCTAACGGACAATTCCGCCTGGCTGGATGCCTTCGGAAGGATGGGGCCGGAGAACAAGGAGAAGTGGCGGGCGAACTGGGACCCCTCCATCTACCTGCCGCAGGCGAAGATGCCGATGCTGTGGGTCACGGGGACCAATGACTTCGCCTTTCCCATGGACTCCCTCCAGCGATCCTACCAGCAGCCGCAGGGTGACCGCTTCCTCGCCATCCGGCCACGAATGCCCCACGGCCATGGAGCGGCGGGGGAGGCACCGGCGGAGATCCATGCAATGGCGGATGCGGTTCTGAAAGGTGGCCCCGCCATGGCGAGGGTGGCTCTCGGTAAGCGGGATGGCCGGAAGGTTTCCGCGACATGGACCGGTGGCGGGAAGATGGTTTCCGCGGCGCTCAACTACACCACGGACGAAGGGCAGTGGCAGAAGCGCGTGTGGAAGGAAATCCCCGCGACGCCCGGCGATGGCCGCGTGGAGGCGGAACTGCCGGAAGACACGAAGGTCTATTACTTCAACCTGCAGGATGGGACGGGACTCGTTGCCAGCAGCGAACACGAAACCTTATGAAAGCCATCTGCCTGTTCCTCCTTTCCGCCGTATCCGCCATCGGGGCGGTCCATGAGGTGGCGGATTTCAAAGCTCTGGAGAACGCCTGCGCGACCGCGTTGCCCGGCGACGAGATCGTCATCGCAAAGGGGACGTACCGCATCACCGGCAACTCCAGGATCTGGATCACCGGACGTCCCGGGCAGGTCACGGTAAGCGGCGCGACGGGAAAGCCGCAGGACGTCATCATCGAGGGGGACGGGCAGGACGCCAAGTCGGTGCAGATGATTTTCGAACTCACCGATTCCCCGAAGTGGACGTTCCGGGACCTGACGGTGCGGAATTCCTACTATCATGGCTTCAAGTTCAATGCCTCTTCCACCGACTGCGTCCTGCGGAACGTGGTGATGCGCGACCACGGTGAGTCCGGGGTCAAGGGCACCAGTGATCCGGACAAGGGCCACTACCCGGACCGCCTGCTGGTGGATGGATGTGACATCGGTTTCACGAAGAAGACCGGGGGTACCCGCAGCGTGGTGGAGGGAATCGACGGGGTGGCCGTGAAGGACTGGGTCATCCGCAACAGCCGCTTCGTGAACGTGCAGAAAAACGGCGGCCCCGCCTATGGCGCGTTCACCAAGGGCAACTCGCTGGATACGGTCATCGAGGGCAACCGCTTCGAGAACTGCTTCATCGGCGCGTCGTTCGGCGGTGGCGGCACCGGTCCGGCCTACTTCCGGGATCACGACCGCTCGCTGGAGCATCGCTGGGGGGTGATCCGGAACAATGTCTTCATCAACTGCACGGACGCCGCCATCTACATCAACAAGGGGAACTCCTGCCTCATCGAAGGCAATCGGATGACCGGCTGCGGGATGAACATCCAGCTCCGCTTTCCCGAGACGACCGGTTGGGTGAAGGAGGGGAATGTCACGGACAACGAGAAGCAACCGTTGGTCCACCTCAGGGACGGGGCGGTGCTGCTCAAGGGGGAACCACCCGTGGGGAAGCCGTAGGAGATTTTCCGTAGCGGGATGGCTGCGCCATCACGGTTGGGTGGATGGGTGCCATCTCCGATTCCAATGCGTCATGGATGCCATCATTTCTCCGGACGGAGCCGCAGGGATGTCAGTGGATCTCCCCAACCGGAATGGCGCAGCCATTCCGCTACCCGGGCAGCCAGATGTCGCGGCTATTCCAGCTCGAGGGTCCTGGTCGGGAGCGGCGGCGGACCCTTTCCTCCCGTCGGCGGTTCGACGTCGATGTCATGCTCGAACAGCTCCATCGCCGTCTTCGCGACCTTGACGGTGTCGTAGAACGCGTAAGCTCCCACACCGAGGGCGCCGACCACCGGCAGCCAGCGGGAGACCGCCTTGCCGAGCGATTTCTGGGTGATCTTCACGCCGATCTTCTTCGCGATCTTCTCCAGCACCTTTGGTGAAAGCTGGCGCACCAGGTAGCGGTCACCCACGCGCACGACGACATCCCGCACGGCCATGGCCGCACCGTGGCGGAACAGGCAGTAGACCATCTGCTCCCGGGACAAAGCCGCGGTCTTACCGTAGGCCCCGGCGATGTCGGCCACCATCTGGGTCTGGATCTTCCACATGGTATGCAGCTCCGGCAGGATGGTCAGCCAGCCGATGGGGCCGGGTGGCAGGGCCAGTGCTCCGGCGGCGGCCGCCGCTTTCGCCGCCGCGGCATTCGCGATCGCTTGTGCGCTCTGGTGGGGCGTGATGCTTTCCGACTGCTTGGTCTCGGGGATCTTGCCGAGGAACTTCAGGATCGCGTTGGCGATCTTGTGGCCCGGCTGGTCGGGATCGGGGATGACGGGGAGGTTGTCCATTTCACATTTTCGCGAACACCAGTCCGGTGCGCGACGGAATATAGACATGGAGCCGGCCATCCGCATCCACGGGATAGTCGAATGAATGGTCAACCCGGCCGTGCCCGCCGAAGTCCCGCGCATCGCTGTCCAGGACGAGCTTCCGCGTCTCCGTCCCGGGGACGGAGAAGGTGAAATCGAAGACGGACTGGCTGACGGAGAAGCTCAGGACGAAAACGAGGTTCGCCCGTTCGAAGCAGAGGATCTTCCGCTCGCGGTCCACGTGGAGATACTGGGCGGGGGCGGCGGCGAGCAGGTTGGTCTCCCGCGCCAGGGTGATGAGCGCGCGGTCGAAGTCGGACAACCAGTGGTATTTCAGTTCCGGGTTGTCCATCAGCGACCACTGCCTGCGGCAATGGTGGTAGGACCAGCCGTTGCCCTCGCGCGGGAAGTCGATCCACTCCGGATGACCGAACTCGTTGCCCATGAAATTCAGCCAGCCCTCACCGCCGACGGCCAGGGTGATCAGACGGATCAGCTTGTGGATGGCGACGCCGCGTTCCACCACAGGGTTCCGGTCCTCCTTCCCCATATGGAAGTACATCTCCTGGTCCATCAGGCGGAAGGCGAGCGTCTTGTCCCCCACCAGCGCCTGGTCATGGCTTTCCGCGTAGGCGATGGTCTTCTCCCCGTAGCGGCGGTTCGCGAGGATGCCGAAGATTTCATCCATGTCCCAGTCCTCGTCGCGGCTGTGCTTCAGCAGCTTGATCCAGTGGTCAGGGATGCCCATGGCGAGGCGGTGGGTGAAGCCGATGCCGCCGTCCTCCAGCGGCTTGCAGAGTCCCGGCATGCCGGACATGTCCTCCGCCACCACGATCGCGCCGGGCTTGATCTCCCGGATGAGCTGGTTGGCGAGCTGGAGGTAGAGGATGGCGTCGCCGTCCGCATCCGCGCCGAAGTAGTCGTCGTAGGTGCTGAACGCCTTGTCGCCGCGGGAGTGGTAGAGCATGGAAGTCACGCCGTCGAAGCGGAAGCCGTCGAAGCGGAACTCCTCCAGCCAGTAGCGGAGGTTGGAGAGCAGGAACTGGCGTACTTCCGGTTTGCCGTAGTCGAAGCACTTGGAGTCCCACAGCGGGTGGTCGCCGCGTTCCCCCGCATGGAAATACTGGTTCCCGGAGCCGTCGAAATCACTCAGCCCCTCCGCGGTGTTCTTCACCGCATGGGAATGCACCACGTCAAGCAGCACCGCCACGCCAAGGCCGTGGGCGGTGTCGATGAGGTATTTGAGGTCCTCCGGGGTGCCGAAGCGGGAGCAGGCGGCGAAGAAGGAGGACACATGGTAGCCGAAGGACCCGTAGTAGGGATGCTCCTGGACCGCCATGACCTGCACCGTGTTGTAGCCCGCTTTCACGATGCGCGGCAGGATGCCGTCCGCGAACTCCCGGTAGGTGTGGACGCGGGCTTCCTCCCCGGCCATGCCCACATGGGTCTCATAGATCAACGGGGTGCCGACCACGGTGGGATCGAAATCATTCCGCCACACGTAGGCCTGGGGTGGATTCCAGATCTGGCCGCTGAAGTCATTGGTGGAGGGGTCCTGGACCGCCCGGCGGATACAGGCGGGGATCCGGTCGCGGCGGCTGCCATCCGCACCGATGACGTGCAGTTTCACCCGCTGCCCGTGCTGGAGCGCGTCGCCCGGCAGGCGGAGTTGCCAGACACCGCCGCTGGACGGGGCGAGCGGGTGGCTTTCCCGGTTCCAGCCGTTGAAGTCTCCTGTCAGGAACACACCTCTCGCCGCTGGGGCCCACTCGCGGACCATCCACTGGTTGGCCGCCGCATTGTGGAGGATGCCGGAAAATTTGTGGCCGGTGGCGTAGGCGGGCAGCGAGCCGGATGTCCGCCGGATGTCCGCCAGCGTCGTCGCGAAGTGGTTCATCCTCCCCTCGATGGCGGCTTGGTGGGGGGTCAGCCAAGGATCGTCACGAACGAGTTTGGGAGCTTCCGACATCGCCGCGCAGCATGCCGGTTCCGGATGGTGGCGGAAAGGGAAATGTACGGGAAATGCGGATCAACCCGGCATCCGGAATGCTGCTTATTAGCTTGGATCGGCGGTGGGGAAGCCTAGTTTGGCGGGCATGTCGGAATTCGGGTTGGATCTGTTCATCGTCGGCGTCTATTTCGCGGTCATCATCGGGATCGGCCTGTACGCGGCCAGGGGGCAGAAAACGATGGAGTCCTACGCGTTGGGAGACCGCTCCATGCCGTGGTGGGCGGTGCTGGCGTCCATCCTCGCGTCGGAGATCTCAGCCGGCACATTCCTCGGCACACCGGGGGAAGGTTTCGCGAAGCGGAACTTCATCTACGCGCAGCTCGTCATCGGCACCATCCTCGCCCGCTTGCTGGTGGCTGCGATTTTCATCAAGCCATTCTACAAGTACAACGTCGTCAGCATCTATGAGTTCCTGGAGATCCGTTTCGGCAGGCTGACCCGGCGGCTGGCGTCCTTCGTTTTCCTGCTGACTCGGTCTCTCGCCAGCGGTTCGCGCATCTTCGTTGCCGCCATCCTGCTGGTGCTGGCATGGGAGGTGGTCCATCCCGAGTTCATGGCCATGCCGAAGGAGGAGCGCTTCGTGCAGGAGATGTTCATCTATGCGGGGGCGGTGGTGCTCATCACCTTCCTGACCGCCATCTACACCACCCTCGGCGGGATCAAGGCCGTGGTGTGGACGGACCTCATCCAGGTGTCCCTGATGTTCGGCGCGGCCTTCTACGTGTTCTTCTGGCTGCTCGGGAAAACGGGTGGCTGGGAGGGGTTCACCTCATCGGTTGCCACGCCGGTGGCGATCGATACGGGCATTCGTGAGGACCACAAATCGATCGGTGAATCCATCTACTTCATCCTGTCCCAGGAATACACCATCTGGGCAGCGTTGCTCGGCTCCATCTTCACGACCCTCGCCACCCACGGCACGGACCAGGACATGGTGCAGCGGATGCTCACCTCGAAGGACGCGAAGAAGGGTCAGCGCGCCGTCATCGTCTCCGGTCTGGTTGACCTGCCGGTGGTGGTGGGTTTCCTCGCCATTGGCATCCTCATCTACCGCTTCTATGAGATGAACCCGGGGCGTGCTCCGGAGGGGGATCCGGGCATCTTCGCCTGGTTCATGGTCCATGATCTCTCACCGGGCCTGCGTGGACTCATCGCGGCCGGCCTCTTCGCCACGGCCATGGGCTCCCTCTCCACCGCGCTCAACGCGCTGGCGACCACCTACACGAAGGACTGGTACGTCGGGGTGTTCCGGCCGGACGCCACGTCCGAGCAGCAGATGAAGGCCGCGAAGAAAGCCACCATCGTGTTCTCCGTCCTGCTCGCGCTGATCGGCATCGGCACCGCCTTCGTGAAGCTGAAGAATCCCGAACTGCGGATCATCCCGATCGTGCTCGGCTCCTTTGGTTACACGTATGGTTCGTTGCTCGGGGTCTTCCTGGTCGGCATGCTGACGAAGAAACGCGGGAACTGCGCCGGCAACCTCATCGCCATGCTTTGCGGGTTCATCGTCGTCGGCCTGCTGACCAACCTGCCGAACGACGTGTGGAAGATGGTCACCGGGAACGAGATGTACAAGAATCCTTCGTGGTTGCCCATGATCTCGTTCACCTGGCGGATCATGGCGGGCACCCTGGTCACCGTGGGAGTGGCGCTTCTTTTCCCCTCCCGCAATCGGTTCGAAGCGTGAAAAATGGGAGGTGCGTTTTGCTCCGGTGGCAAACCGGTGTTCTTGTGAATACGGCGTGCGCCGTAGATCGTTGCAACGGCTTGGAATGTGCGTCCGTGCGAACCACCGTGCGTGGGTGAATGCCTTGTAGAATGGCGGAAATGTCACATGCAGGGTTCTGTCTGTTAGAGATTTACGCACGCTCCGGCGGCTTCGGCGATTCCGATATTTTGGCTTGGTTTAGTATTCGGGAGATCAAGTTTTAAAAAAAATTAGCCGTGGAACGCTTGTGGAATGCCGGACTGCGGCATGTGCCCGCCGGGGGTTTTCTAAAAAAATTTTCCCTGCCCCGGATCGGTCTGCATGATGGTGACCCAGCAGCGCTCGAGGGGCTTCCGAAACGAAGCGTGCGCCGCAAATAAACTCATAAATTTTTCATACCAAAGCATCATGTTGGAAAGGCAGGGAGTGTCGGTCGAAGAGAATGATCTAACAGGATACTCCGAGGAGGGTTCCGCCGGACAGGGCGGTTGGGGGCAGGCTTGTGAACTGCTGCGTTCGATGGTCGGCAACGACGCGTTCCAGCGTTGGTTCCGTGCGACCGAGTGGCAGGGTCTGGAGGATGGCGTGGGACGCGTGGCGGTTCCCGGTGAGATCCACCAGGTGTGGATCGAGACCAACTACATGCCGGAGCTGAACATGGCGCTGAGCCAGGCTTTCGCCGACCTCCGCGATGTGAAGGTGGTGGTGGGCGGCGCCATTCCCGGGGAAGTCCCATCCTCCGAGCCGGAGGCGAAGGGCTACGTCTATCAGTCCCCTGCGAAGACTCCGGAGGAGCGGGGGGAGGCGCTGGAGCGCCGCATCAAGAACGCCGGCCTGAATCCCGCGTTCACGTTCTCCAGCTTCGTGGTGGGCAGCAACAGCCAGTTCGCCCATGCGGCGTGCGAGGCGGTGGCGAAGAAGTCCGGCGTCGGTTACAACCCGCTCTTCATCTATGGTGGTCCGGGTCTGGGCAAAACCCACCTCATGCAGGCGGTCGGCCATGAGTTGCTGAAGCGCAACCCCACCTCCCGCGTCATTTACCTCACCTGCGAGAAGTTCACCAACGAGTTCATCGACGCGGTGCGGAAAGGCGACATCGAGAAATTCCGCCGCCGCTACCGCAGTTCGGACGTCCTGCTCATTGACGATGTCCAGTTCCTGGCGGGCAAGGACCGCTCCCAGGAGGAGTTCTTCCACACATTCAATACCTTGCTGGACGGTCGCAACCAGGTGGTTCTCACCTGTGACCGCCCTGCCTGTGAGATCAAGAGCCTGGAGCCGCGTCTTGTTTCCCGCTTCGAGTGCGGCCTGACCGTGGAGATCCAGCCGCCGCTCATGGAGACGCGGATGGCCATCCTCAAGAAGAAGGTCGCCGACTGGAAGGTGCGCGTGGATGAGACCGTGCTGGGATTCCTGGCCGAGAAGATCCGCACCAACGTCCGCCGCCTGGAGGGCGCGCTGATGCGGGTGGCCACCTACGCCTCCCTGGCCGGTGAATCCGTCGGCGTGGACAAGGTGGAGCACCTCCTGAAGGACCTCCTCCGTGAGGAGGCGGGCCGCCAGGTTACCATCGACTCCATCCAGAAAGCCGTCGCGGAGCACTTCGACGTGCGGGTGGCGGACATGACCAGCCGCCGCCGTCCGGCGAGCATCGCTTTCCCCCGCCAGGTGGCCATGTATCTCAGCCGCAGCATGACGAAGGTGTCCCTCATGGAGATCGGCGAGCAGTTCGGCGGCCGGGACCACGGAACGGTCATCCACGCCTGCAAGAAGGTGGCCGGGCGGATGAAGGAGGAGGGCGAGGTCAGGCAGGTCGTGGACCGGATCGAGGCCCAGCTCCGGCGCTGAGCCGCGGGATTCCCGGAGGTGCGCGAGTACCTCCGGATTTCCAACAGAAGGCTTGCCAAGGAAGGTTGAAAACGGAAACTACGGGCCAACTCGATCCGTAGTTTTCTCTCCATGAAGTTCCGTATTTCCAAGGAAGCGTTCCTCGATGGCCTGCAGAAGGTCCAACACGTCGTGAGCTCGCGCACGACCCTCCCGATCCTCTCCAACGTGCTGCTGGTGGCCAAGGGAGGCCGCCTGCAATTCACCACGACGGACCTGGATGTGGGAATCACCGGTTCCGTGGAAGCGCAGATCGAGAAGGAAGGCGCGACCACGCTGCCTGCCAAGCGCCTCGTGAGCATCGTCCGGGAGCTTCCTTCCAGCGAGGTGGAGGTGTCCGTGGACTCCAAGAACCACGCGGAAATCAAGAGCGGTCCTTCCCGTTTCAAGATCATCGGCCTGGGTGAGGCGGAGTTCCCGCCACTGCCGGACTTCGAGGGTGCGAAAACCTTCAAGATCCCCCAGAAGGATCTCCGCGACGGACTGAAGAAAACTTCCTACGCGATCTCCACGGACGAGACCCGCTACGTGCTCAACGGCATTTTCGCTTCCTTCCGCGAGGGCAAGCTGACCCTGGTGGCCACGGATGGCCGCCGCCTCGCCATGGTCGATACGGATCTCGAGTTCCCGGCCTCCCATGAGACGGACGTCATCATCCCGACCAAGGCGGTGCAGGAACTCCAGCGCCTCCTCGGTGACGAGGGCGACGTGATCGTGAAGCTCAGCGACAACCAGATCTCCTTCCAGGTCGGCGACAACTTCCTCGCCAGCAAGCTCATTGAGGGCAACTACCCGAACTACCGTCAGGTCATTCCGGGCGACAGCAACGAGCGGGTCATCATTTCCCGTGAGGCGCTGCTGGAAACCGTGCGTCGCGTTTCCCTCCTTTCCTCCGACAAGTCGAACTCGGTCAAGATGGTCTTCAGCGAGAACAACATCCAGATCACCGCGAACTCTCCGGACGTCGGTGAGGCGGAGGAGTCCATGGATGTGGCCTACAACGGCCCGCGCATCCAGATCGCCTTCAACCCGGAATTCCTCCAGGCCCCGCTGCGCGCCCTGGACAGCAACGACGTCTATCTGGACCTCATCGATGAGATGAGCCCCGGCGTCCTGCGCATTGAGGGTTCCTTCCTCTACGTGCTGATGCCGATGCGCGTCACCTCCTGAGGCTCCCACTAGCACAAGATTCCAATGGAAGCTCCGCCCTCCGTCGCCGTGGTCCATGTTGATCCCGTCTGGCGGAAGAAGCGGAGCTTCTGGATTTGGAACATCGTCATCAGCTCCATCCTGATGATCTTTTCTCCAGTCGCCGCCATGATGGCGACCATGGTCGGGATGAAAGGAGCCTTCGGGGCTTTGGGAACGAGCGGGGCTGATGTCGGAGCGCTTGGCGACCACATCGGGAACGTGATGGTGGCGACGACAATCGGCCTGGGAATTTCGGCGATCATGTTCATCTGGATGGTGGTCGCTATCATCCGGCTGTGTGTGTTGCCCGCGCCCGTGGAGGCGACGCCGTGAAGCGCGTCGCCCTGTTTTTCGGATGCTGGCTGGCCTTGATGGCGGCAGCGTCCGCCCATGTCGTCACCCAGCTCTACGCGGAGTCGAAAGGGACGCCGGAGGCATGGTCGATGGAAGTGCTTTTCGAAGCGGGCTTCGCCGTGCCTGCCGTCCGTGAGGACCCCGTGGCGGCCGCACCGGACCGCCAATGGCTGCTTGCCCAAGGGCAGGAAGGCTGGGCTGTCCTCCGCACGGAGGCGGAGCGGTACCTGCGCGAGTGCCTGGCTGTGGAGTCCGCCGGACAAGTGGTGCAGTGGAAGGCGACGTTCATCGACTTTGATTCGGACCCTCCTGCATTTCCCGTCCTGCTTACCAACGGCGCCTACCTGCGGATCAAGGTCGATCCCGTGAATCCCGTTGCGGAGCCTGTTACCCTGAAATGGGCGGCGGGGGAGGGGCGTCCAACCTTCATCCTGAAAACCGCAGGTTCGGATGGCGGATATCTCACTTTGGAGCCCGGAGGGAGCGGAGCGGTCGGGGGTGATGTCGTAGAAGAATCACAGGCCCGCGGTGCCCTGCTGACTTCATTCCGGCAGGGCTTCCTCCATGTCGTCCCGGAAGGCTGGGACCACGTGCTTTTCGTGCTCGGCCTGTTCTTCTATCGCAGGAAATGGCGGCCGCTACTTTCCCAGTCGCTGGCGTTCACCGCCGCGCATACGGTCACACTCGGACTGGCGGCGGGTGGGATCGTCAAGGTGTCGGGAAACTGGGTGGAGCCGGTCATCGCCCTGAGCCTGGTGGCGGTGGCACTGGAGAACCTCCGCGCATCAAAGGAAGCGGATGGCCGGGTGAGGCTGGCCGTCATCTTCGGTTTCGGACTGATCCACGGCCTCGGCTTCGCCGGTGCGCTCTCCGTCTGGCTCAAGCCCGGGGATGGTTTCCTGCCATCGCTGTTGATGGCGAATCTCGGAGTTGAGACCGCGCAGGCGGCGTTGCTGGCAGGAGCCTGGATTCTCACCATCGGCTGGAACTCCACGCCCGCCTACCGCTGGGTGCGGCTGGCAGCTTGCCTCGGCATCGCGGGCATTGGCTCGTGGTGGGCGTTCGAGCGGATCTTTCTCTGATCACCCCTGGAGCGCCCGCAGCGATCCGCGGATGAGGATTTCCGTCGTCGCCGCAGGATCGGTATCCAGCACCTTCTTCACCGCCTTCCGCGCGTCCACCTGCTTGTAGCCGAGCGCGATGAGCGCCAACTCCGCATCCGCCGCGGCGGCGCTGACAGAGCCGGAAGCGGCATCCGTCCAGGTATCGACGACGCCCACCTTGTCCTTGAGCTCCAGGACGATCCGTTCCGCGGTTTTTTTCCCCACTCCCTTCAGCTTGGAAAGGGCGGCGGTATCCCCCGCCACCACCGCCTGCTTGAACCGGTTCGGCTCCATGCCGCTGAGCACCGCGACCGCCATCGTCGGACCCACGCCGCTCACGCGGTCGATGAGCAGCAGGAAAATATCCCGCTCCTCCTC comes from the Luteolibacter sp. SL250 genome and includes:
- a CDS encoding alpha-amylase family glycosyl hydrolase — protein: MSEAPKLVRDDPWLTPHQAAIEGRMNHFATTLADIRRTSGSLPAYATGHKFSGILHNAAANQWMVREWAPAARGVFLTGDFNGWNRESHPLAPSSGGVWQLRLPGDALQHGQRVKLHVIGADGSRRDRIPACIRRAVQDPSTNDFSGQIWNPPQAYVWRNDFDPTVVGTPLIYETHVGMAGEEARVHTYREFADGILPRIVKAGYNTVQVMAVQEHPYYGSFGYHVSSFFAACSRFGTPEDLKYLIDTAHGLGVAVLLDVVHSHAVKNTAEGLSDFDGSGNQYFHAGERGDHPLWDSKCFDYGKPEVRQFLLSNLRYWLEEFRFDGFRFDGVTSMLYHSRGDKAFSTYDDYFGADADGDAILYLQLANQLIREIKPGAIVVAEDMSGMPGLCKPLEDGGIGFTHRLAMGIPDHWIKLLKHSRDEDWDMDEIFGILANRRYGEKTIAYAESHDQALVGDKTLAFRLMDQEMYFHMGKEDRNPVVERGVAIHKLIRLITLAVGGEGWLNFMGNEFGHPEWIDFPREGNGWSYHHCRRQWSLMDNPELKYHWLSDFDRALITLARETNLLAAAPAQYLHVDRERKILCFERANLVFVLSFSVSQSVFDFTFSVPGTETRKLVLDSDARDFGGHGRVDHSFDYPVDADGRLHVYIPSRTGLVFAKM
- a CDS encoding metallophosphoesterase; this encodes MKESAEIPSFRRRDVIKTLVFSSAALGTGWPGRAVAASPELKFGKDGVHFLAVGDFGTGNAAQKQVAERMNEFAGKLGSPLAAVLALGDNFYNHLEPARFGPGFEEMYSKEHLDVPFYACLGNHDYGPSYDSKQGRAKADMQLEYAKANPTSRWKMPAKWYAEEFSAAGKPLVKIIYLDSNNFEGALTPQEKVDQKRWLEAELKKETKAKWTWVVSHYPVFSDTTKRKDNQGLIKSWGGYFQENPISLYLSGHDHNLQHLQVEGYQPSFLVSGGGGAKLYEITDTGRGFSRPILGFNHIHVNDERILVQLIDGDGNRMHAFEKSHKGDIKILKA
- a CDS encoding sodium:solute symporter; translated protein: MSEFGLDLFIVGVYFAVIIGIGLYAARGQKTMESYALGDRSMPWWAVLASILASEISAGTFLGTPGEGFAKRNFIYAQLVIGTILARLLVAAIFIKPFYKYNVVSIYEFLEIRFGRLTRRLASFVFLLTRSLASGSRIFVAAILLVLAWEVVHPEFMAMPKEERFVQEMFIYAGAVVLITFLTAIYTTLGGIKAVVWTDLIQVSLMFGAAFYVFFWLLGKTGGWEGFTSSVATPVAIDTGIREDHKSIGESIYFILSQEYTIWAALLGSIFTTLATHGTDQDMVQRMLTSKDAKKGQRAVIVSGLVDLPVVVGFLAIGILIYRFYEMNPGRAPEGDPGIFAWFMVHDLSPGLRGLIAAGLFATAMGSLSTALNALATTYTKDWYVGVFRPDATSEQQMKAAKKATIVFSVLLALIGIGTAFVKLKNPELRIIPIVLGSFGYTYGSLLGVFLVGMLTKKRGNCAGNLIAMLCGFIVVGLLTNLPNDVWKMVTGNEMYKNPSWLPMISFTWRIMAGTLVTVGVALLFPSRNRFEA
- a CDS encoding prolyl oligopeptidase family serine peptidase, which codes for MKLSAFLCWLGLAVVAAASPWPVDELKKVPLSQELPDKAVDGVKAVFIDGPGYSEPGKPTRFFAYYGIPEVAAGEKVPAMVLVHGGGGSAFTSWVKLWVDRGYAAISMDTCGSVSGGGYRNHPRHPLGGPPGWGGFDQIGQPLEDQWTYHAVSDVMLAHSWIRAQDGVDAEKTGITGISWGGYLTCITAGVDDRFKFAVPVYGCGFLTDNSAWLDAFGRMGPENKEKWRANWDPSIYLPQAKMPMLWVTGTNDFAFPMDSLQRSYQQPQGDRFLAIRPRMPHGHGAAGEAPAEIHAMADAVLKGGPAMARVALGKRDGRKVSATWTGGGKMVSAALNYTTDEGQWQKRVWKEIPATPGDGRVEAELPEDTKVYYFNLQDGTGLVASSEHETL
- the dnaA gene encoding chromosomal replication initiator protein DnaA — protein: MLERQGVSVEENDLTGYSEEGSAGQGGWGQACELLRSMVGNDAFQRWFRATEWQGLEDGVGRVAVPGEIHQVWIETNYMPELNMALSQAFADLRDVKVVVGGAIPGEVPSSEPEAKGYVYQSPAKTPEERGEALERRIKNAGLNPAFTFSSFVVGSNSQFAHAACEAVAKKSGVGYNPLFIYGGPGLGKTHLMQAVGHELLKRNPTSRVIYLTCEKFTNEFIDAVRKGDIEKFRRRYRSSDVLLIDDVQFLAGKDRSQEEFFHTFNTLLDGRNQVVLTCDRPACEIKSLEPRLVSRFECGLTVEIQPPLMETRMAILKKKVADWKVRVDETVLGFLAEKIRTNVRRLEGALMRVATYASLAGESVGVDKVEHLLKDLLREEAGRQVTIDSIQKAVAEHFDVRVADMTSRRRPASIAFPRQVAMYLSRSMTKVSLMEIGEQFGGRDHGTVIHACKKVAGRMKEEGEVRQVVDRIEAQLRR
- a CDS encoding right-handed parallel beta-helix repeat-containing protein, with the translated sequence MKAICLFLLSAVSAIGAVHEVADFKALENACATALPGDEIVIAKGTYRITGNSRIWITGRPGQVTVSGATGKPQDVIIEGDGQDAKSVQMIFELTDSPKWTFRDLTVRNSYYHGFKFNASSTDCVLRNVVMRDHGESGVKGTSDPDKGHYPDRLLVDGCDIGFTKKTGGTRSVVEGIDGVAVKDWVIRNSRFVNVQKNGGPAYGAFTKGNSLDTVIEGNRFENCFIGASFGGGGTGPAYFRDHDRSLEHRWGVIRNNVFINCTDAAIYINKGNSCLIEGNRMTGCGMNIQLRFPETTGWVKEGNVTDNEKQPLVHLRDGAVLLKGEPPVGKP